A stretch of the Clostridium botulinum genome encodes the following:
- a CDS encoding HDIG domain-containing metalloprotein, whose product MFFYRIKQFYMAITATIMPNDEKLLEKYLNKQERDLFNKLSMNEKAHSVRVAKDIIKVCMENKLNKEYFVKVALLHDIGKIQVNLNIFEKATLVILNKISKGKLKKLSNIHKINIYYNHGKIGAEILRKQGYDERFLYLVKNHHNNDIIEDMDLKILKECDDRN is encoded by the coding sequence ATGTTTTTTTATAGGATAAAGCAATTTTATATGGCAATTACAGCAACGATAATGCCTAATGATGAAAAGCTTTTAGAAAAATACTTAAATAAACAGGAACGGGATTTATTTAATAAGTTATCTATGAATGAAAAAGCACATAGTGTAAGAGTGGCTAAAGATATAATAAAGGTATGTATGGAAAATAAATTAAATAAGGAATATTTTGTGAAAGTAGCACTATTGCACGATATAGGAAAAATACAAGTAAATTTAAATATATTTGAAAAGGCAACACTGGTTATATTAAATAAAATTTCAAAGGGAAAACTAAAAAAACTTTCCAATATACATAAAATAAATATTTATTATAATCATGGGAAAATAGGTGCAGAAATATTAAGAAAGCAAGGATATGATGAAAGATTTTTGTATTTAGTTAAAAATCACCATAATAATGATATAATAGAAGATATGGATTTGAAGATACTAAAAGAATGTGATGACAGAAATTAA
- a CDS encoding transcription repressor NadR: MDSKQRREYIKEILNNSLEPKKGQEFASRLGVTRQIIVKDIAILRASGLNIIATPEGYIIPKNDKHLLEKIVAVCHGRDSIEEELQCIVKYGGIIKDVVVEHPLYGEIKSMIMVKTLYDVEKFIEKINNQKAEPLLSLTSGVHLHTIQCENEGIMKEIIKKLKNKGYLIEE, translated from the coding sequence ATGGATTCAAAGCAACGAAGAGAATATATAAAAGAAATTTTAAATAATAGTTTGGAACCTAAAAAAGGTCAAGAATTTGCAAGTAGATTAGGGGTAACTAGACAGATAATTGTTAAAGACATAGCTATATTAAGAGCTTCAGGATTAAATATAATAGCTACTCCAGAAGGGTATATTATACCTAAAAATGATAAACATTTACTAGAAAAGATTGTAGCTGTTTGTCATGGTAGAGATAGTATAGAAGAAGAGCTTCAATGTATTGTTAAATATGGTGGAATAATTAAAGATGTAGTTGTAGAACATCCTTTATATGGAGAGATAAAATCAATGATAATGGTTAAAACATTATATGATGTTGAAAAATTTATTGAAAAAATTAATAATCAGAAAGCTGAACCTTTACTATCTCTTACAAGTGGGGTTCATTTACATACAATTCAATGTGAAAATGAGGGAATTATGAAAGAAATAATTAAAAAGTTAAAAAACAAAGGATATCTTATAGAAGAATGA
- a CDS encoding UPF0182 family protein: protein MKKNKTAIIGIICLGLIVVFLSRIVNVIINIKWFKEIGYLSVYFTRIITVVALMLLVFVICFLSIKFYFKSIKNNILKHKEFIDVDLGNEKIQNRVIGILNIVISLFIAITFSTSYWDKILQFINANKFNIKDPIFNIDISFFIFKLPLIESIYSSLMSLLIILAVITVIIYVILNAKDRISFGRNYTGKIIDINNFKSGITKFAGKQLAILGALLLLCISLGYLIKAWNLSYSPRGVAFGASYTDTKVTLKFYMAISIVAIFCSIIVAISILKSKIKPIIASVVVIVILVISEGIVSGVWQKLVVKSNERRLETPFIEYNMKYTKQAFGIDNVKEKLYPLTNVLTKESIGKNKDTIENIKINSVSQALEYYNQVESKKNYYNFNDIDIDRYKINGRYNQVFIAPREIDYNKLQEKANTWQNKHLTYTHGYGVVMSKVNSVTKEGKPDFVIKDMPLVNTSGVKLDDPRVYYGEKTSEYAIVNTKLNEMDYLKDSGENASKNYDGNLGIRMSILNRILFAINEKDIKFLLSSDITSNSRILIRRNIGDRVRKIAPFLSYDSNPYIVINNGKLYWVIDAYTTSTRYPFSEPIEGTNYMRNSVKVIIDAVNGTTDFYITDKNDPVVLTYSKIFPKLFKDASNIPNGFKEHFKYPQDYFQFQCKAMERYHVSDPGTFFAGQNIWDVAKTQKQIEGKKSVNEAAYLIMKLPGEQKEEMILLQYFNQYQRENMIALFGARMDNNNYGNLVLYKFPTTKSETVNSPILFKQKIKQDTTISKELSLWDAKGSQVQFGDTMIIPVENSLLYVEPLYLRADSDRSIPEMKRVIVAYGDKIILDENIEKALHQLFNYEGKPEEIKKGNTNNIQSKSIPKEIKDAKELYDKALECQKNGNWSEYGENINKLGKLLGDLNKK, encoded by the coding sequence ATGAAAAAAAATAAAACGGCCATAATAGGTATTATATGTTTAGGTTTAATTGTGGTATTTTTAAGCAGGATAGTTAATGTCATAATTAATATTAAGTGGTTTAAAGAAATAGGATATTTATCTGTATATTTTACACGTATAATTACTGTAGTAGCATTAATGTTATTAGTATTCGTTATATGTTTTTTAAGTATTAAATTTTATTTTAAAAGTATAAAAAACAATATATTAAAACATAAAGAATTTATAGATGTTGATTTAGGTAATGAAAAAATACAGAATAGGGTTATTGGTATATTAAATATTGTAATCTCTTTATTTATAGCAATAACTTTTTCAACAAGCTATTGGGATAAAATACTTCAATTTATAAATGCAAATAAATTTAATATTAAAGATCCTATTTTTAATATTGATATATCATTTTTCATATTTAAATTACCACTTATAGAATCAATTTATAGCAGTTTAATGTCGCTTCTAATAATTTTAGCTGTTATAACAGTTATAATATATGTTATTTTAAATGCTAAGGATAGAATAAGTTTTGGAAGAAATTATACTGGAAAAATAATTGATATTAACAATTTTAAAAGCGGTATAACAAAATTTGCAGGAAAACAATTAGCTATTTTAGGTGCCTTACTTTTATTATGTATATCATTAGGGTATTTAATAAAAGCTTGGAATTTATCATATTCTCCTAGAGGGGTAGCCTTTGGAGCTAGTTACACAGATACTAAAGTTACTTTGAAATTTTATATGGCAATATCTATAGTAGCCATTTTTTGTTCTATTATAGTGGCTATAAGCATTTTAAAATCTAAAATAAAACCTATTATAGCATCAGTAGTAGTAATTGTTATATTAGTAATTTCAGAAGGAATAGTATCTGGAGTATGGCAAAAGCTTGTTGTTAAATCTAATGAAAGACGACTTGAAACACCTTTTATAGAATATAATATGAAATATACTAAACAGGCATTTGGAATTGATAATGTTAAAGAAAAATTGTATCCATTAACTAATGTACTAACAAAAGAATCTATAGGAAAAAATAAAGATACTATAGAAAATATTAAAATAAATTCAGTTAGTCAAGCTTTAGAATATTATAATCAAGTGGAAAGTAAGAAAAACTACTATAATTTTAATGATATAGATATTGATAGATATAAGATTAATGGTAGATATAATCAAGTATTTATAGCCCCAAGAGAGATAGATTATAATAAATTACAAGAAAAAGCTAACACATGGCAAAATAAACATTTAACATATACTCATGGATATGGAGTTGTTATGAGTAAAGTTAATTCTGTTACTAAAGAAGGAAAACCTGATTTCGTAATAAAGGATATGCCTTTAGTAAATACATCTGGAGTAAAATTAGATGATCCAAGAGTTTATTATGGAGAAAAAACTAGTGAATATGCCATAGTAAATACAAAATTGAATGAAATGGATTATTTAAAGGATAGTGGTGAAAATGCAAGTAAAAATTATGATGGTAATTTGGGAATAAGAATGTCCATATTAAATAGAATTTTATTTGCTATAAATGAAAAAGATATAAAATTTTTATTATCAAGTGATATAACCAGTAATAGTAGAATTTTAATACGTAGAAATATAGGGGATAGAGTTAGAAAAATAGCTCCATTTTTAAGCTATGACAGCAATCCATATATAGTAATTAATAATGGAAAATTATATTGGGTAATAGATGCTTATACTACTTCAACTAGATATCCTTTCTCAGAACCTATAGAAGGTACTAACTATATGAGAAATTCAGTTAAAGTAATAATTGATGCTGTTAATGGAACTACTGATTTTTATATTACAGATAAGAATGATCCAGTAGTATTAACCTATTCAAAAATATTTCCTAAGCTATTTAAGGATGCAAGTAATATTCCAAATGGATTTAAAGAACATTTTAAATATCCACAAGATTATTTTCAATTCCAATGCAAAGCCATGGAAAGATATCATGTAAGTGATCCGGGCACTTTTTTTGCCGGACAAAATATTTGGGATGTTGCAAAAACACAAAAACAAATAGAAGGTAAAAAATCGGTAAATGAGGCTGCTTATTTAATTATGAAATTACCAGGTGAGCAAAAAGAAGAAATGATTTTACTTCAATATTTTAATCAATATCAAAGAGAAAATATGATAGCTTTATTTGGTGCAAGAATGGATAATAACAATTATGGAAATTTAGTTTTATATAAATTTCCAACTACTAAAAGTGAGACTGTAAATAGTCCAATATTATTTAAGCAGAAGATAAAGCAGGATACTACGATTTCAAAAGAATTATCTTTATGGGATGCTAAAGGATCTCAAGTTCAATTTGGAGATACTATGATAATACCAGTTGAAAATTCATTGCTTTATGTAGAACCTTTATATTTAAGAGCTGATTCTGATAGAAGTATTCCTGAAATGAAACGAGTGATAGTAGCTTATGGAGATAAAATTATACTAGATGAAAATATAGAAAAGGCTCTTCATCAATTATTTAATTATGAAGGAAAGCCTGAAGAAATTAAAAAAGGTAATACTAATAATATACAAAGTAAAAGTATTCCTAAGGAAATAAAAGATGCTAAAGAATTGTATGATAAAGCTTTAGAGTGTCAGAAAAATGGAAATTGGTCGGAATACGGTGAAAATATAAATAAGTTAGGAAAGTTATTAGGGGATTTAAATAAAAAATAA
- a CDS encoding hybrid sensor histidine kinase/response regulator produces MDMRIKNRLYINNQDFILTELPDFIKKKAIKSLDAKKKVIIFTDSIYNNSLKDMFGEFSKYLNENVNYKNLIIEVFDCDEPDLRYPLQFIMNTYNSNNNLFVIWDIKNIVKDKERLHIAINNFKEILNLSEYKDIENLLYIQNRKYDFEFFYEFCKNFDRIIVYNNDKDLIFDDKAEFYKAINFICSCAKLKHQNENLLLFNNTMSNIPTSFHKDDFKENIMNQLIKVCELSFCCLYTSSKAYENIISLDKCYGITKTHRYYLFNDMDFIKFQQDINKYIISSGKSLNLCVDYMNNKVVRDKFLKLNIKCVLGINVQYDNDIKGVIWVGRYEDNVNNMDKDIGYIESMCKTIFCLIQEQKKLFNLKNRFIENEKLRVMGEMAAGIAHDINNILTPIIGSVQLLKDKYSEDNIIQRQLKLIEMCAYDATNIINKLKKITRSSNDNNEVDIFNVNGIIIDAVSLTKNKWFTESILKGIKINISTNLNSKEKIQGNITEIREVIINIISNAVDAIKEQGSIDISTKDEDNFVIIEIKDNGIGINDQIGEKIFEPFFTTKGKRGSGLGLSIVYQIIHSIGGVIHCKSAKDIGTKFVIKVPICNIKKITYNKQLKKDFQYVSKNVLVIDDNVDVRNILFQIIKSITKCKVKVLDPINIDEVEKELKKRNYDIVICDFSMPNVNGIEIAKKVKEINLDTYFCLMTGWIGTLNEESMRFVDEILNKPLTKETIQDFFNRYENICSLN; encoded by the coding sequence ATGGATATGCGAATCAAAAACCGTTTATATATAAATAATCAAGACTTCATTTTAACAGAATTGCCTGATTTTATAAAGAAAAAAGCAATAAAGTCGTTAGATGCCAAAAAAAAAGTTATTATATTTACAGATAGTATATATAATAACAGTCTAAAAGATATGTTTGGGGAATTTTCTAAATATTTAAATGAAAATGTAAATTATAAAAATTTAATTATAGAAGTATTCGATTGTGACGAGCCTGATTTAAGATATCCATTACAGTTTATTATGAATACATATAACTCTAATAATAATTTATTTGTTATATGGGATATAAAAAATATAGTAAAAGATAAAGAACGTTTACATATAGCAATTAACAACTTTAAAGAGATATTAAATTTATCTGAATATAAAGATATAGAAAATTTGTTATATATACAAAATAGAAAATATGATTTTGAATTTTTTTATGAATTTTGCAAAAATTTTGATAGAATAATTGTTTATAACAATGATAAAGATTTAATTTTTGATGATAAAGCTGAATTTTATAAAGCTATTAATTTTATATGTTCTTGCGCCAAATTAAAACATCAAAATGAAAATTTATTATTATTTAATAATACTATGTCTAATATTCCTACGAGTTTTCATAAAGATGATTTTAAAGAGAATATAATGAATCAATTAATAAAGGTATGTGAATTAAGTTTCTGTTGTTTATATACATCTAGTAAAGCATATGAAAATATTATATCCTTGGATAAATGCTATGGAATAACTAAGACACATAGATATTATCTATTTAATGATATGGATTTTATAAAATTTCAACAAGATATAAATAAATATATAATATCTAGTGGGAAAAGTTTGAATTTATGTGTTGATTATATGAATAATAAGGTTGTAAGAGATAAATTTTTAAAATTAAATATTAAATGTGTATTGGGAATAAATGTACAATATGATAATGACATTAAAGGTGTTATATGGGTAGGAAGATATGAAGACAATGTAAATAATATGGATAAAGATATAGGTTATATAGAATCAATGTGCAAAACTATATTTTGCTTAATACAAGAACAAAAAAAATTGTTTAATCTTAAAAATAGATTTATTGAAAATGAAAAGCTTAGGGTTATGGGGGAGATGGCAGCTGGAATAGCACATGATATTAATAATATATTAACACCTATTATAGGTTCTGTTCAACTTTTAAAAGACAAGTATTCTGAAGATAACATTATTCAACGGCAATTGAAATTGATAGAAATGTGCGCATATGATGCTACAAATATAATAAATAAATTAAAAAAGATTACTAGAAGTTCTAATGATAATAATGAAGTTGACATATTTAATGTCAATGGAATAATAATAGATGCAGTTTCATTAACTAAAAATAAATGGTTTACTGAAAGTATATTAAAAGGAATTAAAATAAATATATCTACAAATTTAAATTCTAAAGAAAAAATACAAGGAAATATAACTGAAATAAGAGAAGTTATAATAAACATTATAAGCAATGCAGTAGATGCCATAAAGGAACAAGGAAGTATAGATATATCTACTAAGGATGAGGATAATTTTGTAATAATAGAGATTAAAGATAATGGAATTGGAATAAATGATCAAATAGGAGAAAAGATATTTGAGCCTTTTTTCACCACGAAAGGGAAAAGAGGCTCAGGACTAGGGTTAAGTATAGTCTATCAAATAATACATTCTATTGGTGGAGTTATTCATTGTAAAAGTGCTAAAGATATAGGAACTAAATTTGTAATAAAAGTGCCAATATGTAATATTAAGAAGATTACTTATAACAAGCAATTAAAGAAAGATTTTCAATATGTTTCAAAAAATGTACTTGTTATAGATGACAACGTAGATGTTAGAAATATCTTATTCCAAATTATAAAGTCTATTACAAAATGTAAAGTTAAAGTTTTAGATCCAATAAATATTGATGAAGTAGAAAAGGAACTTAAGAAAAGGAACTATGATATAGTTATATGTGATTTTTCTATGCCAAATGTAAATGGAATTGAAATAGCTAAAAAAGTAAAAGAAATTAATTTAGATACATACTTTTGTTTAATGACCGGATGGATAGGAACATTAAATGAAGAAAGTATGAGATTTGTAGATGAAATTTTAAATAAACCACTTACAAAAGAAACAATACAAGATTTTTTCAATAGATATGAAAATATATGCTCATTAAACTAG